The Mycobacteriales bacterium genome segment AGCAGCAAAGGTCGCAGCCTCGCAGGCCGATCAGGCCGCCGCCGAGGCACACCAGGCGTCCCTGCGAGCTCAGGCCGAATACGCCCGCCAAACCGAGGTGGTCCAAGCCCAGTACGCGGCCGACGTGGAAGCAGCGAAGTCCTCGGCCGCAGCCACCGCGGCGGCCGCCGCCCAGGCGTCGGCTCGCAACCAGGCCAACTACGAGGCCGAGACCGCAGTCACCCGGTCCAAGGCTGCCCAGATAGCTGCCGAAGCACAGCAGGAATCCGACCGCAACCAGGCCGACTTCGCCCGCCAAACCGCGGTCGCCAAAGCTACGTTCGCAGCCGAAACCCAAGCGGCTCAAGCCAAAGCAGACCAATCCGGACCTCTCGCCCACGCCGTGGCGCAGCAGCAAGTAATCGACGCCCAAACGGGTCTAGCCCAGCAAGAGGCCGAACTGACTCGCCAAACGCTCGTCTCCACCGTCGTACGCCCGGCCGAAGCCGACGCGGATAGAGTCAAGATCCTGGCCGCAGCCGACGCCGAGCGGACCAAGATCCTGGCCGAGGCGGCCCAGTCGCACAACCGCATTGCACTCGATCAACAACTCATCGCCCAACTCCCGCTCATCGTGGAGAAGGCCGCACAGGGTTTGGCCGGCTCCCACCTGACCGTGCTCAACGGATCCGAGGGAGTGACCGAAGTCGTGTCATCACTGGTCGGTCAAGGTCTGGCCATCCTGGACTCGATCAAGCAGGGCTTAGCCGGGCCGAGCAACTCCAACGGCGCTACCCCGACCTCGCCGGCGCTCAGGTTGTGATTGCTGCGTGGGCGCCCGGCGCCCGACCAGCATGGCACGGATGCACATCTTGCTCACGTGTGTGTGTGCGGAAGTATCAGCGCAAGCGCGAGGAGCGGCATGGCGATCGAGAGGGTCTTGAGCGCAGTTTCGAGGGGAGCCAGGAGTGTGGTTCGGTCCAGGGTGTGCTGCGTGCCGTCGGACAGGGTGATCACGCCGCGGACTGTGGTGGCGCGGCGTCGAAGTACGCGAGCAGGCGTACTGAGTCGCCGTTGTGCATAGGACAGGCCGGTGGCGGCGAGGGCCAGGACAAGCGCACCTGCAGTGACCGGTCGGGTCAGCGGCGGTGATTGGGCCACGAAGCCGACCAGGACCGGGAAGCCTCCCCACGCGGCGGCGAAACCCACGTCGGTGTGCAGGTGGCCGCCGAACAGTTCGAGGTTGTAGCCCACCACCAGGATCACGCCGAGCGCGATACAGGGAAGGAGCAGCGGGCCGCTGTACGGCACTGCTAGAGCGCCGAGCAGCACCGCGCCGGCCAGGCTTACCGACGTGACGATCCACAAGGTCCGGGTACTGATTGCGGTGCCGAGCGGACGCCCATGCAGCTCATCGAGAGCGTGCGCGGCGAGACCGACCGCGAGGAAAAAAGCGAAGACTGTGCTGGCGAGCACCGTCCAGGACAGGCGCGGCGCGAGGGCCGCTCCCATGACGACGTAGCTGAGGTGCCACAGCGTGTATGGCGGGTGGAGCAACGTCCACCAGTCCGCTCGTTTTCCGCCGCGGCGCCCGTAGAACGCGGCGCCGGGCGACGCCAGGCGGTCAACCATCGACCTTGCGCCCCCACATAACGAGCCCACCGCCGAGGCTCATCGCCCGGCTCGTGACCGCCTCCAGCCCGGCGGCACGCCACATCTCCTGCAGCCGCCCGACGGGGTACTGCTCGTAGAACCCGCTGATCGACGGGCCGAGGAAACGACCCACCTCGTACCATTCCCGCCCACCGGTCAGCAGCCCGGCCAACGGCAGCACAACGCGGGTGTAACCGACCCAACTGACGCGCCACCAAGGTTTGGCGGGCACCGCGAACTCGAGGTTGGCAACGTACCCGCCCGGGCGCACGACACGCGCCAACTCCCGCATCGTCGCCGCCGGGTCCGCTACGTAGCGCAACAGATAGGTGAAGGTCAGCGCGTCGAACGTGTCCTCAGGAAACGGCAACTGCTCACCGCGTGCGACGAGCAGGCTGATGCGATCGGCCTTGCCCCGCTGGATAATCCGCTCGCGGCCACGGCGCAGCATCTGCTCGGTGAGATCAACCCCGGTGACCGAGGCCGCGGTACGGTCGCTCAGCATGAGGGCCACGCCACCGGTCCCGGTGGCCACATCGAGCACTCGCCGCGGGGGTCGATCCATCCCGGCCACCGCGTCGACCATCGCCGCACGCCAGCGGCGGTTCTGGCCGAACGAGAGCACCTCGGCCAGCAGGTCGTACCGACCGGCCAGCCCGTCGAATAACTCGCGGGCGAACTCGTTCGGCGCAGTTCTCGAACGTCTCAACGAACTCAACTCGCACTCCCCTCACTCATGGGAAGGCACCCCGCCATGCCGCACTTCGACGCCGTCATCGTAGGCGCCGGGCCCGCCGGCAGCACCGCCGCTGCGCCGACCAAATCTGCGCCGCCGTCACTGAGGTGATCGGGCCGCGCCCGGCACGAACGGCCGTCGCCGGGCCGCGATGCCGGACGGCGCGTTCTGCCGGCGGTCGGTGGGCTGATGCCGGCTCTCTACGCGATCAAGCACGTGGCCGCGACCCGGCCGGGACGGCGCGGCTCATCGGCGCGGCCTCCGGTGCGGAACCGTCCGTGCTGTTCCCCGATTTGGCTACGCCGCTCAGCTCGGCGAGTGCGGTGGTGAAGTGCTCGGCCAGTGTCCAGGGATCGGCGGCGATGTCCGGGCAGGTGATGATGCCGATGTCGATGTGGCCGTTGTAGGACATGACTGTGATGTTCACGCCGCCGCTGATGTCGCTGATCACGGAGACGGGGTAGGTGGCGGTTACCCGGGCGCCGGCGGCGTAGAGCGGCACTTGCGGGCCGGGCACGTTGGAGACGAGCAGGTTGCACAGTGGCGGCGCGAGCCGCGCGGCGCGTACGAGCAGTCGCGTCGCCGTGCCGTGCAGCAGTTGCGGGATTGCCGCGGCGGCGTGGTGTAGCAGTCGCGGCGGGCGCTGCGCGAAGCGGGACTTCGCGTCGCGCACTGCCGTGCGCAGCGCGTCGATGCGGTCCGCCGGGTCGCCGATGTGGGTCGGCAGGTCGGTGAGCATGAGCGAGATCTGGTTGCCGGCGGTGCCGATTTGCTCGGGGCTGCGTACCGATACCGGGATCGCAGCGACGAGCGGGCGGGCGGGCAGTGTGCCTTGATCGTGCAGCCAGCGTCGTAGGACGCCGGTGCACAGGGCCAGCGCGACGTCGTTGAGGGTGAGTTCGAGGGCGTCCCTGACCAGCTTGATCTCGGCCAGTGGCAGCGAGATGAACGCGAACGCCCGGCGTGCGGTGAGCGGATCGTTGAACGGGGTAGCTGGAGCGCGGTGCAAGCGCGAGGTTGCCGCCAGCCGCGCCAGGTCCGGCACGGCTGCCGACCGCGCAGCGCGGGCAAGTGACAGTGCCTGGCCGCTGCTGTGTGTCAATGTCTGGCGCAGCATCTCGGCCGGCCCCGGTTCACGCTCGGGACGGGGCGCTTGGCGAGGCGGCGGTACGTCGCGCGGTTGCGGGTCGAGGTCGAAGAGCACGCCGAGGACATCGGCGCCGGACACTCCGTCGACCACCGCGTGGTGCACCTTCGCGTACACGGCCTGGTGGCCCCCGGCCAGGCCGTGCAATAGGTAGATCTGCCAGAGCGGGACGTCGCGCTCCAACGGCTCCTGCGCGAGGCGCGCCACGGCCTCGCCCAATTGAACCTCGTCACCCGGAGCGGCAACCCGGACCTCCGTGACGTGGTCGTCCAGGTCCGGCGTGGCCACGTCGATCCAGTACGGCAGGCCCAGGCCGAACGGCACGAGGTGCAACCGCCAACGCAGCGCCGGGACCAGATGAAGCCGCGCCGCCAGCAATGCCCGCAGGCTCTCCACGGTGACCTGACCGCCGGGAGCGGTGGCCGGGTCGAGCATGATCAGGACACCGACGTGCGTCGGGGCCGTCCGGCTCTCGGCGTTGAGGAACTGCACGTCCAGGGCGCTCAGTCTGCGTCGGGCCGCCGGCACCTCGGGTGCGGAGGCGTCC includes the following:
- a CDS encoding class I SAM-dependent methyltransferase produces the protein MSSLRRSRTAPNEFARELFDGLAGRYDLLAEVLSFGQNRRWRAAMVDAVAGMDRPPRRVLDVATGTGGVALMLSDRTAASVTGVDLTEQMLRRGRERIIQRGKADRISLLVARGEQLPFPEDTFDALTFTYLLRYVADPAATMRELARVVRPGGYVANLEFAVPAKPWWRVSWVGYTRVVLPLAGLLTGGREWYEVGRFLGPSISGFYEQYPVGRLQEMWRAAGLEAVTSRAMSLGGGLVMWGRKVDG
- a CDS encoding SPFH domain-containing protein is translated as MFGYHVPAPDEAMLISGGKATASDAPFRVVTGRGAYVTPMFRKARFITLSMSEAEVEENCVTKQGIALKVKAVIAFKVGNDTESIVNASQRFLSDQSQMSVLTGRIFSGHLRSIIGSMTVEEIVTERQKLAFEVLDGSKGEMARIGLTVDALQIQSIDDMGLGYVAAMAAPHNAAIQRAAKVAASQADQAAAEAHQASLRAQAEYARQTEVVQAQYAADVEAAKSSAAATAAAAAQASARNQANYEAETAVTRSKAAQIAAEAQQESDRNQADFARQTAVAKATFAAETQAAQAKADQSGPLAHAVAQQQVIDAQTGLAQQEAELTRQTLVSTVVRPAEADADRVKILAAADAERTKILAEAAQSHNRIALDQQLIAQLPLIVEKAAQGLAGSHLTVLNGSEGVTEVVSSLVGQGLAILDSIKQGLAGPSNSNGATPTSPALRL
- a CDS encoding wax ester/triacylglycerol synthase family O-acyltransferase, coding for MDGAQIPDLLGTGRLWLIRVELSDHPGALAALAVQLADHGCNLLALSVLPVPSPPGTGHPLVIDDLVLRVPPALGRDQLAALIDNAGGRCVGVVPAGVEELLDMQTAALRAATQTVTDENRLADALRRLLSADSVRPVTAAGPRGGRPAPIRLERNGHCAVITDRAGHSLLATRQWGPFTDVELARVPALLDLLAAAHRVEDASAPEVPAARRRLSALDVQFLNAESRTAPTHVGVLIMLDPATAPGGQVTVESLRALLAARLHLVPALRWRLHLVPFGLGLPYWIDVATPDLDDHVTEVRVAAPGDEVQLGEAVARLAQEPLERDVPLWQIYLLHGLAGGHQAVYAKVHHAVVDGVSGADVLGVLFDLDPQPRDVPPPRQAPRPEREPGPAEMLRQTLTHSSGQALSLARAARSAAVPDLARLAATSRLHRAPATPFNDPLTARRAFAFISLPLAEIKLVRDALELTLNDVALALCTGVLRRWLHDQGTLPARPLVAAIPVSVRSPEQIGTAGNQISLMLTDLPTHIGDPADRIDALRTAVRDAKSRFAQRPPRLLHHAAAAIPQLLHGTATRLLVRAARLAPPLCNLLVSNVPGPQVPLYAAGARVTATYPVSVISDISGGVNITVMSYNGHIDIGIITCPDIAADPWTLAEHFTTALAELSGVAKSGNSTDGSAPEAAPMSRAVPAGSRPRA